A genome region from Rhodanobacter thiooxydans includes the following:
- a CDS encoding aspartyl/asparaginyl beta-hydroxylase domain-containing protein translates to MSRSHDDTLEAGRSVARQQAQRGEPDAAEKSFLSLLERHPQDVEALRFVAGCHSARGEHAAAIQRLQVAVQVTRDDPAAWVQLATAQMAVDDFSGAVTSFRCGLSLAPRAFVVRLQLGMALEQLGQSHEALKAYFMAIESARARGRWQDDATTAPGLRDAVKHAVSYVNQGRRRLFRGALDPLRERYGSDELARVERSLAIYFLDQPANIPDPRQKPKFLYFPGIASQPYYPRKHFPWLEQLEAATDTVRAELHAVLSRGQQLEAFLGQVPAQASRSMLRSSSNQDPAWDAYFFYRHGQRHDEHCARCPQTTALLDTLPLVRIRDHAPETLFSVLSPGTHILPHTGVTNTRLVTHLPLIVPPDCAIRVGGEEHVWQEGRCVTFDDTYEHEAWNRSGQTRVVLILDCWHPDLSEAERAAVTDLVEAIGDFNQSCEIPVTPG, encoded by the coding sequence ATGAGCCGATCGCACGACGATACCCTGGAAGCCGGTCGCAGCGTGGCGCGACAACAGGCGCAGCGGGGCGAGCCGGACGCTGCGGAGAAGTCTTTCCTGAGCCTGCTCGAGCGGCACCCGCAGGACGTCGAGGCGCTGCGGTTCGTAGCCGGCTGTCACTCCGCGCGCGGGGAGCATGCGGCGGCCATCCAGCGCCTGCAGGTCGCCGTGCAGGTGACGCGGGACGACCCGGCTGCCTGGGTCCAGCTGGCTACCGCACAGATGGCGGTGGATGATTTCAGCGGAGCCGTCACCAGCTTCAGGTGCGGGCTTTCGCTGGCGCCACGGGCGTTCGTGGTACGCCTGCAGCTGGGCATGGCGCTGGAACAACTGGGGCAATCGCACGAGGCGCTGAAGGCCTATTTCATGGCCATCGAAAGCGCGCGGGCGCGGGGGCGCTGGCAGGACGACGCAACCACCGCGCCGGGTCTGCGCGATGCGGTGAAACATGCTGTGAGTTACGTCAACCAGGGACGGCGCCGCTTGTTCCGCGGCGCGCTGGATCCGCTGCGCGAGCGTTACGGCAGCGACGAACTGGCGCGGGTGGAACGCAGTCTGGCGATCTACTTCCTCGATCAGCCGGCGAACATCCCCGATCCACGACAGAAGCCGAAATTCCTGTATTTCCCCGGCATCGCCAGTCAGCCGTACTATCCGCGCAAGCACTTCCCCTGGCTGGAGCAGCTGGAGGCGGCGACCGATACGGTGCGCGCGGAACTGCACGCCGTGTTGTCGCGGGGACAGCAGCTGGAGGCGTTTCTGGGCCAGGTGCCGGCGCAGGCCAGTCGCAGCATGCTGCGTTCGTCCAGCAACCAGGATCCCGCCTGGGATGCGTACTTTTTCTATCGCCACGGCCAGCGCCATGACGAACACTGTGCGCGCTGCCCGCAAACGACCGCCTTGCTCGATACGCTGCCGCTGGTACGCATCCGCGACCACGCGCCGGAAACGCTATTCTCGGTGCTGAGTCCGGGTACCCACATCCTGCCGCACACCGGGGTCACCAACACGCGACTGGTGACCCATCTGCCGCTGATCGTTCCGCCCGATTGCGCCATCCGCGTAGGTGGCGAAGAGCACGTCTGGCAGGAAGGTCGATGCGTGACGTTCGACGACACCTACGAGCATGAGGCGTGGAACCGCAGCGGGCAGACGCGCGTGGTGCTGATCCTGGACTGCTGGCATCCCGACCTCAGCGAGGCGGAGCGCGCGGCCGTGACCGACCTGGTCGAGGCGATCGGCGATTTCAACCAGTCCTGCGAGATACCTGTCACGCCGGGCTGA